A window of Geotrypetes seraphini chromosome 16, aGeoSer1.1, whole genome shotgun sequence genomic DNA:
TCTCTGGTTCTCTTTACTTTGTGAAGGTGAAATGTGCCTGGAAGACTCTTGAAACTTCTGCCGCTGATTCCCTTTCTTGGTTTTCCTTTGTCTTTCCTCACGATACAGCTGTGGCCGCAGGTTCTCAGAGAAGATCAATGATCTCTTCTCAAGCTCTGGAACATCCCCTTCAGATACAAATACACCAATCTGGTCAACTGGATGAAGGCAGAATTGTCTGGATTGTGTAATTTCAAGTAATATCAGTGCATGTGTCCCTGGGTACACACCTCATAATTTTGTTCCTCAAGTGGATGCAATGAAATTATTTCTAATTATCCCTACTTGCTTCATTTTGACTTAATTTTTTGCAGCATGCATGGGAAAGAAAACATCACCAGAGGGACAGAATTCATCATTCTGGGGTTTCCAGAATTTCCAGAGCTGCAAATCCctcttttccttctgtttttaGTGATTTACCTGATCATCCTGATGGGGAACCTCACTATTATAACCGTGACATGCCTAGACCCTCATCTGCACACCCCCATGTACTTTTTCCTCTGTAACTTGTCCTTCCTCGATATCTCCTACACCTCAGTCACTGTGCCCAAATTGCTAGACATTTTCTTAAGAAAGAGGCGACATATTTCTGCCGCTGGTTGTTTCACACAAATGCACTTTTTCACTTCTTCATTGTGTATAGAATATGTTCTCCTTACAGTCATGGCTTATGACCGTTACGTGGCCATCTGTCACCCTCTCCGGTACACTCTGATTATGAATGAAAGGATCTGTGTACTGATGGCCGTTAATACCTGGATCTTTGGGTGTCTGGCAGCAGCGACACACACGGTCCTTGTGTCAGGTTTATTTTATTGTGGGTCCAATGAAATTAACCATTTCTTCTGTGACCTCTCAGCTCTGTTAAAGCTCTCCTGCACCAGCACATCCACCATTGAAAATTTAACTTACCTTATTGGGGTCTTTATCACAATGCCCTGCCTCATCTCAACCCTTGTGTCCTATGTCTATATCATCTCCGCCATCCTGAGGATCCGATCTTCAGAGGGGAGACgcaaagccttctccacctgctcCTCCCACCTCTCGGTCGTTATTCTCTATTATGGGACTCTGCTTTTCTCATATGTGAGACCGACATCCACACAGTCCCTCAATCAAAACAAGACAATTGCTCTGCTATATAATGTTTTAGTTCCCATGTTCAATCCTCTCATTTACAGTCTCAATAACAAAGCAGTTAAAAACACCCTTAGAAAAGTATTGATTATAAACAAAGATCACAAGAACATTTGACTTTGTGATTGCCAGATGTTACCACTGATAAGAGACATCACATAAATTGTGTCCAGGAGACTGTGGCTCagtgtttagagctacagcctcagtaccctgaggtcaTGGATTAAAACTCCAAACTGCtacctgtgaccttgggcaagtcacttaatcctccactgccccaagtacattaagatagattgtgagcccataggGACAGATAGAAAAaacgcttgaagtacctgtatgctttgagtgtggttgta
This region includes:
- the LOC117350367 gene encoding olfactory receptor 1019-like: MHGKENITRGTEFIILGFPEFPELQIPLFLLFLVIYLIILMGNLTIITVTCLDPHLHTPMYFFLCNLSFLDISYTSVTVPKLLDIFLRKRRHISAAGCFTQMHFFTSSLCIEYVLLTVMAYDRYVAICHPLRYTLIMNERICVLMAVNTWIFGCLAAATHTVLVSGLFYCGSNEINHFFCDLSALLKLSCTSTSTIENLTYLIGVFITMPCLISTLVSYVYIISAILRIRSSEGRRKAFSTCSSHLSVVILYYGTLLFSYVRPTSTQSLNQNKTIALLYNVLVPMFNPLIYSLNNKAVKNTLRKVLIINKDHKNI